In Nitrospira sp., a single genomic region encodes these proteins:
- a CDS encoding phosphoketolase family protein, producing MRSRLTATSVVSARLGCRPTTLLTRNADATLFYRPRQSQKESFMQKSLSEKELKVMDAYWRAANYLSVGQIYLYDNPLLKKPLKKEHIKPRLLGHWGTTPGLNFIYVHLNRVIRQRDLSMIYVTGPGHGGPGLVANAYLEGTYSEVYPGISRDEEGLKRLFKQFSFPGGIPSHVAPETPGSIHEGGELGYAVSHAYGAAFDNPDLIVACVVGDGEAETGPMATSWHSNKFLNPASDGAVLPILHLNGYKIANPCVLARISHEELDQLFRGYGYTPYFVEGHKPADMHRLMAAAVDRCLDDIRRIQIRARKSGVKERPRWPMIILRSPKGWTCPKSIDGKRTEDYWRSHQVPMGEMHDKPGHVKILETWMKSYHPEQLFDKHGRLNPDLAELAPKGERRMSANPHANGGLLLRELRLPDFRDYAIPVKTPGAITAESTRVMGQFLRDTMSLNRETGNFRLFSPDENNSNRWQDVLEVTNRAWVAERFPFDDHLAPDGRVMEMLSEHQCQGWLEGYLLTGRHGFFSCYEAFIHIVDSMFNQHAKWLKVCNHIPWRRPIASLNYLLSSHVWRQDHNGFSHQDPGFIDHVVNKKAEVVRVYLPPDANTLLSVTNHCLRSRNYVNVVVAGKQPAPQWLSMDEAIKHCTAGIGIWEWASSDNGTEPDVVMACCGDVPTLETLAAVDLLRRHLPALKIRVINIVDLMKLQPPSEHPHGLSDRDFDALFTKDKPIIFAFHGYPWLIHRLTYRRTNHDNLHVRGYKEEGTTSTPFDMVVMNDLDRFHLFADVIDRLPQLGSRAAYAKQAVRDKLIEHKQYIAKYGEDMPEITGWRWGHGAPSKRRGGSTEADNV from the coding sequence ATGCGGAGTAGACTCACGGCGACATCAGTGGTGAGTGCGCGACTCGGGTGCCGGCCGACGACGCTGCTGACTCGGAACGCAGACGCAACCTTGTTCTACCGACCCCGACAAAGCCAGAAGGAGTCATTCATGCAGAAATCGTTGTCTGAGAAGGAACTCAAAGTGATGGACGCCTATTGGCGCGCCGCGAATTACCTTTCGGTTGGGCAAATCTATCTCTATGACAATCCCCTGCTCAAGAAGCCCTTGAAGAAAGAGCATATCAAGCCTCGTTTGTTGGGACATTGGGGCACGACGCCCGGTCTGAATTTTATCTATGTCCATTTGAATCGAGTCATCAGACAACGAGATCTGAGCATGATCTATGTCACGGGGCCGGGGCACGGCGGCCCCGGGCTCGTGGCCAACGCCTATCTCGAAGGAACCTACAGCGAGGTCTATCCCGGCATTTCACGTGATGAGGAGGGTCTGAAGCGGCTGTTCAAGCAATTTTCGTTTCCAGGAGGCATCCCAAGCCATGTGGCGCCGGAGACGCCCGGGTCGATCCATGAAGGCGGGGAGTTGGGCTACGCGGTGTCGCACGCGTACGGAGCCGCCTTTGACAATCCGGATCTGATCGTGGCCTGTGTCGTCGGTGACGGAGAAGCGGAAACGGGACCGATGGCGACGTCTTGGCATTCCAATAAATTCCTCAACCCTGCCTCCGACGGAGCCGTGTTGCCGATCCTTCATCTGAACGGCTACAAGATCGCCAATCCCTGCGTGCTGGCCCGCATCAGTCACGAAGAACTGGACCAGCTGTTCCGAGGCTACGGATATACGCCGTACTTCGTCGAGGGCCATAAACCTGCCGACATGCACCGGCTCATGGCTGCCGCGGTAGACCGGTGCCTTGACGACATTCGTCGGATCCAGATCCGGGCGCGGAAGAGTGGCGTGAAGGAACGGCCGCGCTGGCCGATGATCATACTGCGTTCGCCCAAGGGATGGACCTGCCCGAAATCGATCGACGGGAAGCGAACCGAGGACTACTGGCGCTCGCATCAGGTGCCGATGGGTGAAATGCATGACAAGCCCGGGCACGTGAAGATCCTCGAAACTTGGATGAAGTCCTATCACCCGGAGCAGTTGTTCGATAAGCACGGCAGGCTCAATCCGGATCTGGCCGAACTGGCTCCGAAAGGCGAGCGTCGGATGAGCGCCAATCCGCACGCCAACGGAGGACTCCTGCTCCGGGAGCTGCGTCTGCCCGATTTCCGTGACTATGCGATTCCCGTGAAAACCCCCGGAGCCATCACCGCTGAATCGACCCGCGTGATGGGACAGTTTCTCCGCGACACCATGAGCCTGAACCGGGAGACCGGAAATTTCCGTCTCTTCAGCCCGGACGAGAACAATTCGAATCGTTGGCAGGATGTGCTGGAGGTCACCAACCGCGCCTGGGTGGCGGAGCGCTTCCCCTTCGACGACCATCTGGCGCCGGACGGTCGGGTGATGGAGATGCTCAGCGAGCACCAGTGCCAGGGGTGGCTGGAAGGGTATCTGCTGACAGGACGCCACGGCTTCTTCTCATGCTACGAGGCGTTCATTCACATCGTCGATTCCATGTTCAATCAACACGCCAAGTGGCTGAAAGTCTGCAACCACATTCCCTGGAGGCGTCCCATCGCCTCGCTCAATTATCTGCTCAGCTCCCATGTCTGGAGGCAGGATCACAACGGCTTCAGCCACCAGGACCCGGGATTCATCGACCATGTCGTGAACAAGAAAGCGGAAGTCGTGCGGGTCTATCTGCCTCCCGACGCCAACACGCTGCTGTCGGTCACGAATCACTGCCTGCGCAGCCGCAACTATGTGAATGTCGTCGTGGCCGGCAAGCAGCCGGCGCCTCAGTGGCTGTCGATGGACGAGGCCATCAAACATTGCACGGCCGGGATCGGCATCTGGGAATGGGCCAGCAGCGACAACGGGACGGAGCCGGACGTCGTGATGGCCTGCTGCGGCGATGTGCCGACGCTGGAAACATTGGCCGCCGTGGATCTGCTGCGCCGGCATCTGCCCGCGCTGAAAATCCGTGTCATCAACATCGTCGATTTAATGAAGCTGCAACCGCCCAGCGAGCACCCCCACGGTCTGTCCGACCGGGATTTCGACGCGCTGTTTACAAAGGACAAGCCGATCATTTTCGCGTTCCACGGCTACCCGTGGCTGATCCACCGCCTCACGTACCGGCGGACCAATCATGACAACCTGCATGTCCGAGGCTACAAGGAAGAAGGGACGACGAGCACCCCGTTCGACATGGTGGTGATGAATGATCTGGATCGGTTTCATCTCTTCGCCGACGTGATCGACCGTTTGCCGCAGTTGGGGTCGAGGGCCGCCTATGCCAAGCAGGCGGTTCGCGACAAGTTGATCGAGCACAAGCAATACATCGCGAAATACGGTGAAGACATGCCCGAGATTACGGGGTGGCGATGGGGGCATGGCGCTCCGTCGAAACGGCGCGGCGGTTCAACGGAGGCGGACAACGTGTGA
- the atpG gene encoding ATP synthase F1 subunit gamma: MPSLQSVRRKIDSVKKTQKITKAMKMVAAAKLKRTQDRILAARPYALTMRDAIRALSRRVNRDAHPLLKKREGHRIEVAVVTSDRGLCGAFNANILRTAATALKEFESAGAKVQVVVIGRKGRDFFRRRGWTVRREIVDIFDKLSFEHGMLLGNELQALENYAMDRVDAVYAIYNEFKSAIQQRVVVERLLPLDWVVEISNLKEADSGTDGLPGGYLYEPSEDELLEQLLHRNFHVQAYRILLESSAAEQGARMTAMDGATRNAGELIKKLTIYYNKTRQAAITKELMDIVGGAEALK, encoded by the coding sequence ATGCCCAGTCTTCAATCGGTCCGGCGGAAAATCGATTCCGTCAAGAAAACCCAGAAGATTACGAAAGCCATGAAAATGGTCGCGGCGGCGAAACTCAAGCGCACGCAGGACCGTATTCTCGCTGCCAGGCCGTACGCGCTCACGATGCGGGATGCAATTCGCGCGCTCAGCCGGCGCGTGAATCGGGACGCGCATCCTTTGCTCAAGAAGCGGGAAGGTCACCGGATCGAGGTGGCCGTCGTCACGAGCGACCGGGGGTTGTGCGGCGCGTTTAACGCGAACATCTTGCGAACGGCCGCTACCGCCTTGAAGGAATTCGAGTCCGCCGGCGCCAAGGTCCAGGTCGTCGTCATCGGCAGGAAGGGACGCGATTTTTTCAGGAGACGCGGTTGGACGGTGCGTCGAGAGATCGTGGACATCTTCGACAAGCTCTCGTTCGAGCACGGGATGTTGTTGGGCAACGAACTCCAGGCCCTTGAGAATTACGCGATGGACCGCGTCGACGCGGTCTATGCGATTTACAACGAGTTCAAGTCGGCCATCCAACAGCGCGTCGTCGTGGAGCGGCTGCTTCCGCTCGACTGGGTCGTGGAGATCTCGAACCTCAAGGAAGCGGACTCCGGTACCGACGGACTCCCCGGAGGCTACTTGTATGAACCGAGCGAAGATGAGCTGCTGGAACAGCTGCTGCACCGGAATTTTCACGTCCAGGCCTACCGCATCCTCTTGGAGTCGTCGGCCGCCGAACAAGGAGCCCGCATGACGGCCATGGACGGCGCCACAAGGAACGCCGGAGAACTGATCAAGAAATTGACGATCTACTACAACAAGACCAGGCAGGCGGCCATCACCAAAGAACTGATGGACATCGTCGGCGGCGCCGAAGCCTTGAAATAA